One genomic region from Bacillota bacterium encodes:
- a CDS encoding Fpg/Nei family DNA glycosylase, with protein sequence MPELPEIHNLARQMDEELRGRTVGAIEIRQVKCLNVPVPEFESLVLGKTLGRSASKGKWVFTDLEPGVTFLLNLGMGGNVVYHKSPETLPAKYNARVYFSDGSALSIGFWWFGYIHAVKAGDISSHKMTARLGMDPLSESFTFQAFNALLEGKRGAIKTVLLDQECIAGIGNVYAQDILFKARLHPNRRIPDIGESERRLLHRAIVANLKGAAALGGLAYEKDLYDRPGGFKEFLVGYKEGQPCPTCGSTILKVKTGATASYVCPSCQK encoded by the coding sequence ATGCCTGAACTACCCGAGATCCACAACCTCGCTCGCCAGATGGACGAGGAACTCAGGGGGAGGACCGTCGGTGCAATCGAGATCCGGCAGGTCAAATGCCTGAACGTGCCGGTCCCGGAGTTCGAATCCCTCGTGCTCGGCAAGACACTCGGGCGCTCGGCGTCGAAGGGGAAATGGGTGTTTACGGACCTTGAACCGGGCGTGACCTTTCTCCTCAATCTGGGCATGGGGGGGAACGTAGTCTACCACAAGTCACCGGAAACCCTGCCGGCGAAGTATAACGCCAGAGTCTACTTCAGTGATGGCTCCGCGCTCAGCATCGGGTTCTGGTGGTTTGGATACATACATGCGGTCAAGGCCGGCGACATTTCGTCGCACAAGATGACAGCCAGGCTTGGAATGGACCCGCTTTCGGAATCATTCACGTTCCAGGCTTTCAACGCCCTGCTCGAAGGAAAGAGGGGCGCGATAAAGACGGTCCTGCTGGATCAGGAGTGCATCGCCGGCATTGGGAACGTGTACGCCCAGGACATCTTGTTCAAGGCCCGACTCCACCCCAACCGGCGGATACCGGACATCGGCGAATCCGAACGGCGGCTTCTTCACCGTGCAATAGTCGCAAACCTGAAGGGGGCCGCGGCGCTGGGCGGCCTGGCGTACGAAAAAGACCTGTATGACAGGCCCGGTGGCTTCAAGGAGTTCCTGGTTGGGTACAAAGAAGGGCAGCCGTGTCCTACCTGTGGCTCCACGATCCTCAAGGTGAAGACGGGGGCCACGGCGTCGTACGTCTGCCCCTCGTGCCAGAAGTGA
- a CDS encoding DUF3795 domain-containing protein: MAGFMPVFAGYPQFRDMLEHFSKASCPGCRAGGGVYPACSAKDCYREMRVEYCFQCREYPCERNRYDEVHLLRWKQINDRMKEVGVERYYEEQKSIPRY, translated from the coding sequence ATGGCCGGTTTCATGCCGGTGTTCGCGGGCTACCCACAGTTCAGGGACATGCTCGAGCATTTCAGTAAGGCATCGTGCCCCGGGTGTCGCGCAGGGGGAGGGGTATATCCGGCCTGCTCGGCGAAGGACTGCTATCGTGAGATGAGGGTAGAGTACTGCTTCCAGTGCAGGGAGTACCCGTGCGAGAGAAACAGGTACGACGAGGTGCATCTGCTAAGGTGGAAGCAGATCAATGACCGAATGAAGGAGGTCGGCGTCGAAAGGTACTACGAGGAGCAGAAGTCGATACCGCGCTACTAG
- a CDS encoding ABC transporter ATP-binding protein, which produces MVELNSVGKVYRSGKVEVHALREISLRVGSGEFVSIMGPSGSGKSTLLNIVGCLDRPSSGSFRIGGTAVDRLGDGQLADLRNKCLGFVFQGFHLLPRLTARQNVEMPLVYRGVVPRQRREKAEAMLAAVGLANETGRLPTELSGGQQQRVAIARALVGEPVIVLADEPTGNLDSNTGREIMILLQNLNSERGVTIVQVTHDQAMVAYGRRVIRLKDGYVVDDSPA; this is translated from the coding sequence CTGGTCGAACTCAATTCGGTTGGCAAGGTATACCGCTCCGGCAAGGTGGAGGTCCACGCGCTCCGGGAAATCAGTCTCCGCGTTGGCAGCGGTGAGTTCGTTTCCATCATGGGGCCGTCGGGCTCCGGCAAGTCCACGCTGCTCAATATAGTGGGGTGCCTGGACAGGCCCAGTTCGGGGTCATTCCGGATCGGGGGGACGGCTGTGGACCGGCTCGGGGACGGCCAGCTCGCCGACCTGAGAAACAAGTGTCTCGGGTTCGTGTTCCAGGGATTCCACCTCCTCCCGCGCCTTACCGCCCGGCAGAACGTTGAGATGCCCCTCGTCTATCGTGGGGTGGTGCCACGTCAGCGCCGCGAGAAGGCGGAGGCGATGCTCGCCGCCGTCGGGTTGGCCAACGAGACAGGGCGTTTGCCTACGGAGTTATCCGGCGGGCAGCAGCAGCGCGTGGCTATAGCGCGGGCCCTCGTCGGAGAACCCGTTATCGTGCTGGCCGACGAGCCCACCGGGAACCTCGACAGCAACACGGGCAGGGAAATCATGATTCTCCTGCAAAACCTAAACAGCGAGCGCGGGGTTACGATTGTCCAGGTCACGCACGACCAGGCGATGGTGGCTTACGGAAGGCGCGTCATCCGGTTGAAGGACGGATACGTTGTCGACGACAGTCCGGCATAG
- a CDS encoding nucleotidyltransferase domain-containing protein, producing MYIFGSQVKAAMEILQGARRERVDPLADIDVGVVFRDGLPGPRGRIDLYSSIHNALQDVFAPYPVDLVLLQETHSVFQGNAICGQCVYSLDAGFRSEYEENVLRRAADFRPFLERYLDEVLEGV from the coding sequence ATGTACATCTTTGGCTCGCAGGTTAAGGCTGCAATGGAGATCCTGCAGGGTGCCCGGCGGGAAAGGGTCGACCCCCTTGCCGACATCGACGTTGGAGTCGTTTTTCGAGACGGTCTTCCCGGGCCGCGGGGCAGGATTGACCTGTACAGTTCGATACACAACGCTCTGCAGGACGTGTTTGCTCCCTATCCCGTTGACCTGGTGCTCTTGCAGGAGACTCATTCGGTATTCCAGGGCAACGCCATTTGCGGGCAATGCGTGTACTCATTGGATGCCGGGTTCAGGAGCGAATACGAGGAGAACGTACTCCGCCGTGCAGCGGACTTTCGCCCGTTTCTCGAGAGATATCTGGATGAGGTCCTGGAGGGGGTTTAG
- a CDS encoding FtsX-like permease family protein — protein MQAPPPARPDSAPGGWLPVVLTRAVFGVEMALGGVAMNRLRSAITVIGVTIGVASIVSLVGIGEGARLAIVRQFESLGTNLIKIESHHWRAELRPEDARALESRVPTISLAMPVVKAEGQVKWRRRAQEVKIIGVSEDFPALRQHRLLAGRFFSHLHVKERLRVAVLGFNVVDSLFQGRNPIGQRIYIDGQRFTVIGVLEPKGTGMADDIDDKIVLPLTSAQRLTRSYRVNELWAQGVSREAVDAAVVQISRIYNKKLGLDKQQPDDEKAIKMRGAYGLYSPYGRYYPRGGWGSSGSVRMEMPKPYEKDKGLGPETLLSVTSLNELVQEASQANRVMTLMLGGIAGVSLLVGGLGIMNIMLVSVTERTSEIGLRKAFGAKRGDLIFQFLVEAFLLSAAGGLIGLLLGVAGCRAIASYGIEAEVTWNACWVAITSALAVGLLFGVYPAYQASGLSPVEALRQ, from the coding sequence ATGCAGGCGCCTCCGCCGGCCCGGCCGGATTCCGCGCCGGGCGGGTGGCTTCCCGTAGTCCTCACGCGGGCCGTGTTCGGGGTGGAGATGGCGCTCGGCGGTGTGGCGATGAACCGCCTGCGCTCTGCGATCACCGTGATCGGCGTCACGATCGGCGTGGCTTCGATAGTGAGCCTGGTGGGCATCGGCGAGGGTGCGCGGCTGGCAATAGTACGCCAGTTCGAAAGCCTGGGGACGAACCTCATCAAGATCGAAAGCCATCACTGGCGCGCCGAGCTGCGCCCCGAGGACGCGCGTGCACTGGAGTCGCGCGTGCCCACGATATCCCTTGCCATGCCCGTCGTGAAAGCGGAGGGCCAGGTGAAGTGGAGGCGTCGCGCCCAGGAGGTCAAGATCATCGGGGTCTCCGAGGATTTCCCGGCCTTGCGGCAGCACCGGCTCCTTGCGGGCAGGTTCTTCTCACACCTCCACGTCAAGGAGCGGCTCCGCGTGGCCGTGCTGGGATTCAATGTGGTGGATTCGCTGTTTCAGGGCCGCAATCCGATCGGGCAGCGCATCTACATCGACGGTCAGAGGTTCACCGTAATAGGCGTGCTGGAACCCAAGGGGACCGGGATGGCGGACGACATCGACGACAAGATCGTGCTGCCGCTGACGTCGGCGCAGCGCTTGACGCGGAGCTATCGCGTGAACGAGTTGTGGGCACAGGGCGTTTCCCGCGAGGCGGTTGACGCGGCCGTGGTGCAGATCAGCCGGATCTACAACAAGAAACTCGGTCTCGACAAGCAGCAACCCGACGACGAGAAGGCGATCAAAATGCGGGGGGCGTACGGCCTGTATAGTCCGTATGGGCGCTACTACCCGCGCGGCGGGTGGGGATCATCGGGGTCCGTCAGGATGGAGATGCCGAAGCCCTACGAGAAGGACAAGGGCCTCGGCCCCGAGACGTTACTTTCGGTCACAAGCCTGAACGAACTCGTGCAGGAGGCCAGCCAGGCCAATCGCGTGATGACGCTGATGCTTGGAGGAATCGCCGGCGTATCGCTTCTGGTCGGCGGGCTTGGCATCATGAACATCATGCTCGTGTCGGTGACTGAGCGCACATCGGAGATCGGCCTGCGAAAGGCGTTCGGCGCCAAGCGTGGCGACCTCATATTCCAGTTCCTCGTTGAAGCGTTCCTCCTGAGCGCGGCCGGCGGGCTGATCGGACTCCTGCTGGGCGTGGCCGGTTGCCGCGCGATAGCCTCTTACGGCATCGAAGCCGAAGTCACGTGGAACGCCTGCTGGGTGGCTATTACGTCGGCCCTGGCTGTCGGACTCCTGTTCGGCGTCTATCCCGCGTACCAGGCTTCGGGCCTGTCGCCGGTCGAGGCGCTGCGGCAGTAA
- a CDS encoding RNA polymerase sigma factor: protein MPAGPGETGARSTVPGAAVVDDEWFTRELYHRRNHIFSLACRLTGTRDDAEDLVQDTLLLAWKSRGQLRERNALPSWIRRICVNAFFQHARRRAARELPEEHYVHSSKDGIDRWVPTEPASSDPSPEDELIVDEAVREIRDGCFTAMATRLPLEQRVAFALVDIFGVEVAEVAVVLGKSVPAAKAVLHRARENMNAFFGHHCEWVLPENACRCRAWAAFVRDRATVRNRLKELGAEPPDFTDPAYAARSDPDTMSRVLALFRSLPERKPDDAWYTSVIRALRE, encoded by the coding sequence ATGCCAGCGGGTCCTGGTGAGACCGGCGCCAGATCAACCGTCCCTGGCGCGGCCGTCGTGGACGATGAGTGGTTCACCCGTGAGCTCTATCATCGTCGTAACCACATCTTCTCCCTGGCCTGCCGGTTGACCGGCACACGTGACGACGCCGAGGACCTGGTCCAGGACACTCTACTCCTTGCCTGGAAGTCCCGGGGGCAGTTGCGCGAGCGCAACGCGCTGCCGTCCTGGATCAGGCGGATATGCGTGAATGCCTTCTTCCAGCACGCGCGCAGGCGGGCAGCCCGTGAGCTCCCGGAAGAGCATTACGTTCACTCTTCGAAAGATGGCATCGACCGCTGGGTGCCCACCGAACCGGCTTCCTCTGACCCGTCACCCGAGGACGAGCTCATCGTGGATGAGGCAGTCCGCGAAATCCGCGACGGGTGCTTCACGGCGATGGCTACCCGCCTGCCACTCGAACAGCGAGTGGCGTTTGCGCTGGTCGACATATTCGGGGTCGAAGTAGCCGAGGTTGCAGTGGTGCTCGGTAAGTCAGTGCCCGCAGCCAAGGCGGTGTTGCACAGGGCTCGCGAGAACATGAACGCGTTCTTCGGCCATCACTGTGAGTGGGTGTTGCCCGAGAACGCATGCCGCTGCCGCGCATGGGCGGCGTTCGTGCGGGACCGCGCCACCGTCCGGAACCGACTCAAGGAACTCGGCGCCGAACCCCCGGACTTCACTGACCCCGCTTACGCCGCGAGAAGTGATCCCGACACCATGTCCCGGGTACTGGCGCTGTTCCGCAGCCTGCCCGAGCGCAAGCCGGATGACGCCTGGTATACAAGCGTAATCCGTGCCTTGCGCGAATAA
- a CDS encoding efflux RND transporter periplasmic adaptor subunit — translation MSEVPRVTVSRKTIGLLLVGAVVAIGGRAAYGRLTSEGKDKAAAPVYATAQVQRGTIRVAVEGAGQLQPIFLSNLEAPADGTIEEMLIDRGQKVEKGQVIAKLRNEQVSYEVAELEFQLERAILQLANVLGVPKSEVTRVDPGRGVYVMAPIGGRLVSLDVKVGDNLAEGTLVGRIVDDSSVITVAELVSTEMPGVAKGQQVTMRFGEFSGFARGTVTDVDPTPIPKGEGFVYRVTIEADNPGLFKPDQEFRATIHTPRGDVSVGSPLKVDRYKQETVVRSLAEGTVTAVNVRNLGLVKSGQTLVTLGGEATKRYVEQKQLDIRELEVKIAKKQEIRDKMVVVSPITGTVAWIRGGPGTYVRAGEPLGNIFDNSKMNVMIRVDELDVVHLQDGQEAGVSVEALPGKKFKGKVLRVDMMGQTEGGFAQYGVFLEVEGTQELKPGMTANITIFIDEKKDVLLMPIEAVFEQGGEAMVEVLTDKGPKAVPVKLGLVNDEVAEVLSGLDEGQAIITGSSLDRLDRARNEAENKEEGKKKEPLVMPQKRPVDSPAPARKP, via the coding sequence ATGAGCGAGGTGCCTCGGGTTACGGTCAGTCGTAAGACTATCGGGTTGTTGCTGGTGGGCGCGGTCGTCGCAATCGGCGGGCGCGCCGCCTACGGCAGGCTGACCTCCGAGGGTAAGGACAAGGCTGCCGCGCCGGTATACGCCACCGCGCAGGTGCAACGCGGGACGATCCGCGTGGCGGTGGAAGGGGCGGGGCAGCTTCAGCCGATATTCCTCAGTAATCTCGAAGCCCCCGCAGACGGCACAATCGAAGAGATGCTCATCGATCGCGGCCAGAAGGTTGAGAAGGGCCAGGTCATCGCCAAGCTGAGAAACGAGCAGGTATCGTACGAGGTGGCGGAACTCGAGTTCCAGTTGGAGCGCGCCATACTCCAGCTCGCTAACGTGCTCGGTGTACCCAAGTCGGAAGTCACCCGAGTCGACCCGGGCCGGGGCGTGTATGTGATGGCGCCGATCGGGGGACGACTGGTCAGCCTCGACGTGAAGGTCGGAGACAATCTGGCCGAAGGGACGCTCGTGGGTCGAATCGTCGACGATTCATCGGTGATCACTGTGGCTGAACTCGTCTCGACCGAGATGCCCGGCGTCGCGAAGGGCCAGCAGGTAACCATGAGGTTCGGTGAGTTTTCGGGTTTTGCGCGCGGAACAGTCACCGACGTCGACCCGACGCCGATCCCCAAAGGCGAGGGGTTCGTGTACCGGGTGACGATTGAGGCCGACAACCCCGGGTTGTTCAAGCCGGATCAGGAGTTCAGGGCGACGATACACACCCCGCGGGGCGACGTATCCGTCGGGTCGCCTCTCAAGGTCGACCGGTACAAGCAGGAGACCGTCGTCAGGTCGCTCGCCGAGGGTACCGTCACCGCGGTCAACGTTCGCAATCTTGGCCTCGTCAAATCGGGGCAAACCCTTGTGACGCTCGGTGGCGAGGCGACCAAGCGTTATGTAGAGCAGAAGCAGCTCGACATCCGCGAACTCGAAGTGAAGATAGCCAAGAAGCAGGAGATCCGCGACAAGATGGTCGTGGTGTCGCCGATCACCGGGACGGTGGCGTGGATTCGCGGCGGCCCCGGCACCTACGTCAGGGCGGGCGAGCCGCTCGGTAACATATTCGACAACTCCAAGATGAACGTCATGATACGCGTCGACGAGCTCGACGTTGTGCACCTCCAGGACGGCCAGGAAGCGGGGGTGAGCGTCGAGGCGCTTCCCGGGAAGAAGTTCAAGGGGAAGGTGCTCAGGGTCGACATGATGGGTCAGACGGAGGGCGGGTTCGCCCAGTACGGGGTGTTCCTCGAGGTGGAGGGGACACAGGAGCTCAAGCCTGGGATGACCGCCAACATCACCATATTCATAGACGAGAAAAAGGACGTCCTCCTTATGCCCATCGAGGCGGTATTCGAACAGGGCGGCGAGGCAATGGTGGAGGTACTGACGGATAAGGGGCCGAAGGCTGTGCCCGTCAAACTAGGACTTGTCAACGACGAGGTGGCCGAGGTGCTGAGCGGGCTCGACGAGGGGCAGGCGATCATCACGGGTAGCTCGCTGGACCGCCTGGACCGCGCCCGCAACGAAGCGGAAAACAAGGAAGAGGGCAAGAAGAAAGAGCCCCTGGTGATGCCGCAGAAGAGGCCGGTGGACTCACCGGCGCCGGCTCGCAAGCCATGA
- a CDS encoding DUF86 domain-containing protein gives MPVDRLLVKQRLALISTCLTELEALSLLPREEFLNARTAASAESFLRRALEAVFDIGRHILAKNGGTDMAMEYKGIALGLGRMGIVTADLQLQLVKMAGYRNRLVHLYHQVSNDELHEIIRTDLDDIRRFKDQILAYISG, from the coding sequence ATGCCAGTTGACAGGCTGCTGGTGAAGCAGAGACTTGCCCTGATCAGTACATGCCTCACCGAACTCGAGGCACTCTCCCTGCTGCCGAGGGAAGAATTCCTCAATGCCCGGACTGCCGCCTCCGCCGAGAGTTTCCTGAGGCGCGCTTTGGAGGCGGTATTCGATATCGGCCGGCACATCCTGGCCAAGAACGGTGGAACGGATATGGCCATGGAATACAAGGGCATCGCCCTGGGGCTCGGAAGAATGGGCATTGTGACTGCTGACTTACAACTGCAACTGGTCAAGATGGCGGGTTACAGGAACAGGCTGGTTCATTTGTACCATCAGGTTTCCAACGACGAATTGCACGAGATCATCAGGACGGACCTGGATGACATAAGGCGGTTCAAGGATCAGATACTGGCGTACATTTCAGGATAA
- a CDS encoding homoserine dehydrogenase — protein MNIALLGAGTVGGSLLEILSRDRERIAGVNGAPVTITKVLEPDRSKHERIRAYGASIAATLDDITGDPSVEVVVELIGRIDPSREMVLRSLEAGKHVVTANKDLISEHLDEFLEVASRRNVAILFEASVCGAIPIIKTLANHLRSNRIDRIAGIVNGTTNYILTKMAETGASLEDALKEAQRLGYAESDPTADVRGLDAARKICILARLAYGVPARPGGISVEGIENVTAGDISAGKATGMVLKILAVAARQDGGDGVEVRVHPAYVPATHQLASVTDSFNAVEIRGFPMDNLFFVGRGAGGMPTASAIVGDLLEIQRARESAAVSSLNDYGISRLLRPEELRSRWLVRGRPGAGGGVAKVLRSCGMALERTVVVDPATGEVAAFTGAVLDQEMNRCMERLAAQGFSGARALRYLT, from the coding sequence GTGAACATCGCGTTGCTTGGGGCGGGTACAGTGGGGGGCAGCCTTCTCGAAATCCTCTCGCGTGACAGAGAGAGGATAGCGGGAGTGAACGGTGCTCCCGTCACCATAACGAAGGTGCTGGAGCCCGACCGGTCCAAGCACGAGCGCATACGGGCCTACGGTGCCTCAATCGCGGCCACCCTCGACGACATCACCGGGGACCCGTCGGTGGAGGTCGTAGTGGAACTGATAGGCAGGATCGACCCCTCGCGCGAGATGGTGCTGCGCTCGCTCGAGGCGGGTAAACACGTGGTGACTGCGAACAAGGACCTCATCAGCGAGCACCTCGACGAGTTTCTCGAGGTCGCTTCGAGGAGGAACGTCGCCATCTTGTTCGAGGCCAGCGTTTGCGGGGCGATCCCGATAATCAAGACGCTGGCCAACCACCTGAGGTCGAACAGGATAGACCGCATCGCCGGCATAGTCAACGGGACCACCAATTACATACTCACGAAGATGGCGGAGACGGGCGCTTCGCTGGAGGATGCGCTGAAGGAGGCGCAGCGCCTTGGATACGCGGAGAGCGATCCGACCGCGGACGTGCGAGGGCTCGACGCTGCGAGGAAGATATGCATCCTGGCCAGGCTCGCGTACGGTGTGCCCGCCCGGCCGGGCGGGATATCCGTAGAGGGGATCGAGAACGTCACGGCCGGTGACATCAGTGCAGGCAAGGCGACGGGGATGGTGCTCAAGATTCTCGCTGTCGCCGCGCGTCAGGACGGAGGGGACGGCGTCGAGGTGAGGGTGCACCCCGCGTACGTTCCAGCCACCCACCAGCTGGCATCCGTAACGGATTCGTTCAACGCGGTGGAGATCCGCGGATTCCCAATGGATAACTTGTTCTTCGTTGGTCGCGGGGCCGGCGGTATGCCGACTGCCAGCGCCATTGTTGGAGACCTCCTCGAGATCCAGAGGGCCCGGGAGTCGGCCGCGGTGTCATCCCTGAACGATTACGGCATCAGCAGGCTTCTGCGGCCGGAGGAACTGCGCTCGCGGTGGCTGGTGCGGGGGCGGCCCGGCGCCGGCGGCGGCGTGGCGAAGGTCCTCAGGTCGTGCGGCATGGCGCTCGAACGCACGGTGGTTGTCGATCCGGCGACGGGAGAGGTGGCCGCGTTTACAGGGGCGGTACTGGATCAGGAGATGAACCGTTGTATGGAGCGCCTGGCGGCGCAAGGATTCAGCGGCGCCCGCGCGCTACGATATCTCACGTGA
- a CDS encoding AAA family ATPase — MARQIGANDLRAVCKQDDLGCKSTEELQPIESIVGQDRAIQALELGLAISGEGFNIYVAGEAGTGRSTAVNEFVGHFARMKPAPSDWCYAHNFRDPYQPRAIRVAAGQGARFARDVAALVSAARAEVPKAFEGEQYAKQKEERLATFGRRREQLIGALNQRAQAEGFVIQATPVGLLIVPLVQGRPMSDQEFAALPNDAKEQITARRSALESELLDTLREIRRIDRDAASAIEDLDREVVIFTVGHQFEQIKDAFKDNPDVVSHMDEMREDLLQNIPQLRGQNVPQPEGLPPGVTPGWVRDIPFRKYAINVVVDNTGLEGAPVVMEINPTYNNLFGRIEKEAQLGVLVTDFTLVRSGSLHRANGGYLIIPVEEILRNPLAYDGLKRALRSREIVIEEAGERLGLMATKTLRPQPIPLDVKVILIGTPALYQQLYALDPDFNELFKIKAEFDTRMERTPVNVRTYASFLCKLCRKEDLRYLDAGAAAKIVEHSSRLAGDQTKLSTHFAEIADIIREANFYAARDNVHHVGPGHVVRAIESKVYRSNLIESRLREMTTRGILKVETTGSAVGEINGLSVISLGDIAFGRPSRITASVGLGRDGIIDIEREAKLGGRLHSKGVMILGGYLTAHFAQAFPLSLSARLVFEQSYDMVDGDSASSAELYALLSAISGVPIRRGMAVTGSVNQRGEVQAIGGVNEKIEGFFEVCRLKGLTGDQGVIIPESNVEHLMLKEQVVETVREDGFHVYAVKTIGDGIEILTGMPAGERQPDGSFPEGTVYHLVQKRLQEMSDRIRKLGTEAGRDREQPAQGDKQE, encoded by the coding sequence ATGGCACGGCAGATTGGAGCAAACGACCTGCGGGCGGTGTGCAAGCAGGACGACCTCGGGTGCAAGTCGACGGAGGAACTCCAACCCATCGAGAGCATCGTGGGCCAGGACAGAGCCATTCAGGCTCTGGAGCTGGGGCTTGCCATCAGCGGCGAGGGATTCAACATATACGTTGCGGGCGAAGCCGGCACGGGGCGTTCAACTGCGGTCAACGAGTTCGTGGGGCACTTCGCCAGGATGAAGCCCGCCCCGTCCGACTGGTGTTACGCGCACAACTTCCGCGATCCCTACCAGCCCAGGGCGATCCGCGTAGCCGCCGGCCAGGGCGCACGATTCGCGCGGGACGTGGCTGCGCTCGTATCCGCGGCGCGCGCGGAAGTGCCCAAAGCATTCGAGGGTGAGCAGTACGCGAAACAGAAGGAGGAGCGGCTCGCAACATTCGGACGCAGGCGCGAGCAGCTCATTGGCGCGCTGAATCAGCGCGCCCAGGCCGAGGGGTTCGTAATCCAGGCCACTCCCGTTGGCCTGCTGATAGTCCCTCTGGTCCAGGGCCGGCCAATGAGCGACCAGGAGTTCGCCGCGCTTCCCAACGACGCAAAGGAACAGATTACGGCCAGGCGCAGCGCGCTTGAGTCCGAGCTGCTGGACACCTTGCGCGAGATCCGCCGGATCGATCGCGACGCGGCATCGGCCATCGAGGATCTCGATCGCGAGGTCGTGATATTCACGGTCGGGCACCAATTCGAGCAGATCAAAGATGCGTTCAAGGACAACCCCGACGTTGTGTCGCACATGGACGAAATGCGTGAGGACCTTCTGCAGAACATCCCCCAGCTCCGCGGCCAGAACGTGCCTCAGCCCGAGGGGCTTCCCCCGGGGGTCACGCCGGGCTGGGTCAGGGACATCCCGTTCCGGAAATACGCCATCAACGTGGTGGTCGACAACACGGGGCTCGAAGGGGCTCCCGTCGTAATGGAGATAAACCCGACGTACAACAACCTGTTCGGGCGTATCGAAAAGGAAGCCCAGCTGGGCGTGCTGGTCACGGATTTCACCCTGGTCAGGAGCGGTTCACTGCACCGCGCCAACGGGGGTTACCTGATAATCCCTGTTGAGGAGATCCTCAGGAACCCGCTTGCGTATGACGGGCTGAAGCGCGCGCTGCGCAGCCGCGAGATAGTGATAGAGGAAGCCGGCGAGCGCCTCGGCCTGATGGCCACGAAGACCCTGCGTCCTCAGCCGATACCGCTGGACGTGAAGGTCATCCTGATAGGAACCCCTGCGCTCTACCAGCAGCTTTATGCCCTCGATCCGGACTTCAACGAACTCTTCAAGATCAAAGCGGAGTTCGATACCAGGATGGAGCGCACGCCGGTCAACGTAAGGACGTACGCGTCATTCCTGTGCAAGTTGTGCCGGAAGGAGGATCTCCGCTACCTCGACGCCGGCGCCGCAGCCAAGATCGTAGAGCACAGCTCGAGGCTCGCGGGAGACCAGACCAAGCTGTCGACCCACTTCGCCGAGATCGCCGACATCATTCGCGAGGCCAACTTCTATGCGGCTCGTGACAACGTGCACCACGTCGGCCCTGGCCATGTGGTCAGGGCGATCGAGTCCAAGGTCTACCGCTCGAACCTCATCGAGAGCAGGCTCCGCGAGATGACCACGCGCGGTATCCTCAAGGTCGAGACAACGGGGAGCGCCGTCGGGGAGATCAACGGCCTGTCGGTGATAAGCCTCGGCGACATCGCGTTCGGAAGGCCGTCGCGCATAACCGCAAGCGTGGGTCTCGGGCGCGACGGCATCATCGACATCGAGCGCGAAGCCAAGCTCGGAGGGCGCCTGCACAGCAAGGGCGTGATGATACTCGGAGGCTATTTGACCGCGCATTTCGCGCAGGCCTTCCCGCTGAGCCTGTCGGCGCGACTCGTGTTCGAGCAGAGCTACGACATGGTTGACGGCGACAGCGCCTCCTCGGCGGAATTATACGCTCTGCTTTCGGCTATCTCGGGCGTCCCGATCAGGCGCGGCATGGCGGTGACCGGCTCCGTGAACCAAAGGGGCGAGGTCCAGGCGATCGGCGGCGTAAACGAGAAGATCGAGGGGTTCTTCGAGGTGTGCAGGCTCAAGGGGTTGACGGGCGATCAGGGTGTGATAATCCCCGAGAGCAACGTGGAGCACCTCATGCTAAAGGAGCAGGTCGTCGAGACCGTCAGGGAGGATGGCTTCCACGTATACGCCGTGAAGACTATAGGAGATGGCATCGAGATACTGACGGGGATGCCGGCCGGGGAAAGGCAGCCGGATGGCTCGTTCCCCGAGGGTACGGTCTATCACCTGGTACAGAAGCGCCTGCAAGAGATGTCCGACAGGATACGAAAGCTGGGGACCGAGGCAGGCCGGGACAGGGAACAGCCTGCCCAGGGCGACAAGCAGGAATGA